One part of the Arabidopsis thaliana chromosome 1 sequence genome encodes these proteins:
- the ETC1 gene encoding Homeodomain-like superfamily protein: protein MNTQRKSKHLKTNPTIVASSSEEVSSLEWEEIAMAQEEEDLICRMYKLVGERFFMFSLIP from the exons ATGAATACGCAGCGTAAGTCGAAGCATCTTAAGACCAATCCAACCATTGTTGCCTCTTCTTCTGAAG AAGTGAGCAGTCTTGAGTGGGAAGAAATAGCAATGGCTCAGGAAGAAGAGGATTTGATTTGCAGGATGTATAAGCTTGTCGGTGAAAggtttttcatgttttctcttattccttaa
- a CDS encoding UDP-Glycosyltransferase superfamily protein (UDP-Glycosyltransferase superfamily protein; FUNCTIONS IN: UDP-glycosyltransferase activity, transferase activity, transferring glycosyl groups; INVOLVED IN: metabolic process; EXPRESSED IN: 7 plant structures; EXPRESSED DURING: 9 growth stages; CONTAINS InterPro DOMAIN/s: UDP-glucuronosyl/UDP-glucosyltransferase (InterPro:IPR002213); BEST Arabidopsis thaliana protein match is: UDP-glucosyl transferase 72B3 (TAIR:AT1G01420.1); Has 7970 Blast hits to 7908 proteins in 429 species: Archae - 0; Bacteria - 359; Metazoa - 2438; Fungi - 37; Plants - 5024; Viruses - 48; Other Eukaryotes - 64 (source: NCBI BLink).), which translates to MAEANTPHIAIMPSPGMGHLIPFVELAKRLVQHDCFTVTMIISGETSPSKAQRSVLNSLPSSIASVFLPPADLSDVPSTARIETRAMLTMTRSNPALRELFGSLSTKKSLPAVLVVDMFGADAFDVAVDFHVSPYIFYASNANVLSFFLHLPKLDKTVSCEFRYLTEPLKIPGCVPITGKDFLDTVQDRNDDAYKLLLHNTKRYKEAKGILVNSFVDLESNAIKALQEPAPDKPTVYPIGPLVNTSSSNVNLEDKFGCLSWLDNQPFGSVLYISFGSGGTLTCEQFNELAIGLAESGKRFIWVIRSPSEIVSSSYFNPHSETDPFSFLPIGFLDRTKEKGLVVPSWAPQVQILAHPSTCGFLTHCGWNSTLESIVNGVPLIAWPLFAEQKMNTLLLVEDVGAALRIHAGEDGIVRREEVVRVVKALMEGEEGKAIGNKVKELKEGVVRVLGDDGLSSKSFGEVLLKWKTHQRDINQETSH; encoded by the coding sequence ATGGCGGAAGCAAACACTCCACACATAGCAATCATGCCGAGTCCCGGTATGGGTCACCTTATCCCATTCGTCGAGTTAGCAAAGCGACTCGTTCAGCACGACTGTTTCACCGTCACAATGATCATCTCCGGTGAAACTTCGCCGTCTAAGGCACAAAGATCCGTTCTCAACTCTCTCCCTTCCTCCATAGCCTCCGTATTTCTCCCTCCCGCCGATCTTTCCGATGTTCCCTCCACAGCGCGAATCGAAACTCGGGCCATGCTCACCATGACTCGTTCCAATCCGGCGCTCCGGGAGCTTTTTGGCTCTTTATCAACGAAGAAAAGTCTCCCGGCGGTTCTCGTCGTCGATATGTTTGGTGCGGATGCGTTCGACGTGGCCGTTGACTTCCACGTGTCACCATACATTTTCTATGCATCCAATGCAAACGTCTTGTCGTTTTTTCTTCACTTGCCGAAACTAGACAAAACGGTGTCGTGTGAGTTTAGGTACTTAACCGAACCGCTTAAGATTCCCGGCTGTGTCCCGATAACCGGTAAGGACTTTCTTGATACGGTTCAAGACCGAAACGACGACGCATACAAATTGCTTCTCCATAACACCAAGAGGTACAAAGAAGCTAAAGGGATTCTAGTGAATTCCTTCGTTGATTTAGAGTCGAATGCAATAAAGGCCTTACAAGAACCGGCTCCTGATAAACCAACGGTATACCCGATTGGGCCGCTGGTTAACACAAGTTCATCTAATGTTAACTTGGAAGACAAGTTCGGATGTTTAAGTTGGCTAGACAACCAACCATTCGGCTCGGTTCTATACATATCATTTGGAAGCGGCGGAACACTTACATGTGAGCAGTTTAATGAGCTTGCTATTGGTCTTGCGGAGAGCGGAAAACGGTTTATTTGGGTCATACGAAGTCCAAGCGAGATAGTTAGTTCGTCGTATTTCAATCCACACAGCGAGACAGACCCCTTTTCGTTTTTACCAATTGGGTTCTTAGACCGAACCAAAGAGAAAGGTTTGGTGGTTCCATCATGGGCTCCACAGGTTCAAATCCTGGCTCATCCATCCACATGCGGGTTTTTAACACACTGTGGATGGAATTCGACCTTAGAAAGCATTGTAAACGGTGTACCACTCATAGCGTGGCCTTTATTCGCGGAGCAAAAGATGAATACATTGCTACTCGTGGAGGATGTTGGAGCGGCTCTAAGAATCCATGCGGGTGAAGATGGGATTGTACGGAGGGAAGAAGTGGTGAGAGTGGTGAAGGCACTGATGGAAGGTGAAGAGGGAAAAGCCATAGGAAATAAAGTGAAGGAGTTGAAAGAAGGAGTTGTTAGAGTCTTGGGTGACGATGGATTGTCCAGCAAGTCATTTGGTGAAGTTTTGTTAAAGTGGAAAACGCACCAGCGAGATATCAACCAAGAGACGTCCCACTAA
- the ETC1 gene encoding Homeodomain-like superfamily protein produces the protein MNTQRKSKHLKTNPTIVASSSEEVSSLEWEEIAMAQEEEDLICRMYKLVGFNSWEDSRKNSRRD, from the exons ATGAATACGCAGCGTAAGTCGAAGCATCTTAAGACCAATCCAACCATTGTTGCCTCTTCTTCTGAAG AAGTGAGCAGTCTTGAGTGGGAAGAAATAGCAATGGCTCAGGAAGAAGAGGATTTGATTTGCAGGATGTATAAGCTT GTGGGATTTAATAGCTGGGAGGATTCCAGGAAGAACAGCAGAAGAGATTGA
- the ETC1 gene encoding Homeodomain-like superfamily protein (ENHANCER OF TRY AND CPC 1 (ETC1); FUNCTIONS IN: DNA binding, sequence-specific DNA binding transcription factor activity; INVOLVED IN: regulation of transcription, DNA-dependent, regulation of transcription; EXPRESSED IN: shoot apex, hypocotyl, root; CONTAINS InterPro DOMAIN/s: SANT, DNA-binding (InterPro:IPR001005), Homeodomain-like (InterPro:IPR009057), Myb, DNA-binding (InterPro:IPR014778), Homeodomain-related (InterPro:IPR012287), Myb transcription factor (InterPro:IPR015495); BEST Arabidopsis thaliana protein match is: CAPRICE-like MYB3 (TAIR:AT4G01060.1); Has 2220 Blast hits to 2220 proteins in 165 species: Archae - 0; Bacteria - 0; Metazoa - 0; Fungi - 0; Plants - 2207; Viruses - 0; Other Eukaryotes - 13 (source: NCBI BLink).), producing MNTQRKSKHLKTNPTIVASSSEEVSSLEWEEIAMAQEEEDLICRMYKLVGERWDLIAGRIPGRTAEEIERFWVMKNHRRSQLR from the exons ATGAATACGCAGCGTAAGTCGAAGCATCTTAAGACCAATCCAACCATTGTTGCCTCTTCTTCTGAAG AAGTGAGCAGTCTTGAGTGGGAAGAAATAGCAATGGCTCAGGAAGAAGAGGATTTGATTTGCAGGATGTATAAGCTTGTCGGTGAAAg GTGGGATTTAATAGCTGGGAGGATTCCAGGAAGAACAGCAGAAGAGATTGAGAGGTTTTGGGTGATGAAGAATCATCGAAGATCTCAATTACGTTGA
- the HTR12 gene encoding Histone superfamily protein (HTR12; FUNCTIONS IN: DNA binding; INVOLVED IN: double fertilization forming a zygote and endosperm; LOCATED IN: chromosome, centromeric region, nucleus; EXPRESSED IN: 17 plant structures; EXPRESSED DURING: 8 growth stages; CONTAINS InterPro DOMAIN/s: Histone H3 (InterPro:IPR000164), Histone-fold (InterPro:IPR009072), Histone core (InterPro:IPR007125); BEST Arabidopsis thaliana protein match is: male-gamete-specific histone H3 (TAIR:AT1G19890.1); Has 35333 Blast hits to 34131 proteins in 2444 species: Archae - 798; Bacteria - 22429; Metazoa - 974; Fungi - 991; Plants - 531; Viruses - 0; Other Eukaryotes - 9610 (source: NCBI BLink).) → MARTKHRVTRSQPRNQTDAAGASSSQAAGPTTTPTRRGGEGGDNTQQTNPTTSPATGTRRGAKRSRQAMPRGSQKKSYRYRPGTVALKEIRHFQKQTNLLIPAASFIREVRSITHMLAPPQINRWTAEALVALQEAAEDYLVGLFSDSMLCAIHARRVTLMRKDFELARRLGGKGRPW, encoded by the exons ATGGCGAGAACCAAGCATCGCGTTACCAGGTCACAACCTCGGAATCAAACTG ATGCCGCCGGTGCTTCATCTTCTCAGGCGGCAGGTCCAACTACG ACCCCGACAAGGAGAGGCGGTGAAGGTGGAGATAATACTCAACAAA CAAATCCTACAACTTCACCAGCTACTGGTACAAGG AGAGGGGCTAAGAGATCCAGACAGGCTATGCCACGag GCTCACAGAAGAAGTCTTATCGATACAGGCCAGGAACCGTTGCTCTAAAAGAGATTCGCCATTTCCAGAAGCAGACAAACCTTCTTATTCCGGCTGCCAGTTTCATAAGAGAA GTGAGAAGTATAACCCATATGTTGGCCCCTCCCCAAATCAATCGTTGGACAGCTGAAGCTCTTGTTGCTCTTCAAGAG GCGGCAGAAGATTACTTGGTTGGTTTGTTCTCAGATTCAATGCTCTGTGCTATCCATGCAAGACGTGTTACTCTAA TGAGAAAAGACTTTGAACTTGCACGCCGGCTTGGAGGAAAAGGCAGACCATGGTGA
- a CDS encoding UDP-Glycosyltransferase superfamily protein: MSIDIFQEIRIKKILLLMAEANTPHIAIMPSPGMGHLIPFVELAKRLVQHDCFTVTMIISGETSPSKAQRSVLNSLPSSIASVFLPPADLSDVPSTARIETRAMLTMTRSNPALRELFGSLSTKKSLPAVLVVDMFGADAFDVAVDFHVSPYIFYASNANVLSFFLHLPKLDKTVSCEFRYLTEPLKIPGCVPITGKDFLDTVQDRNDDAYKLLLHNTKRYKEAKGILVNSFVDLESNAIKALQEPAPDKPTVYPIGPLVNTSSSNVNLEDKFGCLSWLDNQPFGSVLYISFGSGGTLTCEQFNELAIGLAESGKRFIWVIRSPSEIVSSSYFNPHSETDPFSFLPIGFLDRTKEKGLVVPSWAPQVQILAHPSTCGFLTHCGWNSTLESIVNGVPLIAWPLFAEQKMNTLLLVEDVGAALRIHAGEDGIVRREEVVRVVKALMEGEEGKAIGNKVKELKEGVVRVLGDDGLSSKSFGEVLLKWKTHQRDINQETSH, encoded by the coding sequence atgagcATAGATATTTTTCAAGAAataagaataaagaaaattctaCTCTTAATGGCGGAAGCAAACACTCCACACATAGCAATCATGCCGAGTCCCGGTATGGGTCACCTTATCCCATTCGTCGAGTTAGCAAAGCGACTCGTTCAGCACGACTGTTTCACCGTCACAATGATCATCTCCGGTGAAACTTCGCCGTCTAAGGCACAAAGATCCGTTCTCAACTCTCTCCCTTCCTCCATAGCCTCCGTATTTCTCCCTCCCGCCGATCTTTCCGATGTTCCCTCCACAGCGCGAATCGAAACTCGGGCCATGCTCACCATGACTCGTTCCAATCCGGCGCTCCGGGAGCTTTTTGGCTCTTTATCAACGAAGAAAAGTCTCCCGGCGGTTCTCGTCGTCGATATGTTTGGTGCGGATGCGTTCGACGTGGCCGTTGACTTCCACGTGTCACCATACATTTTCTATGCATCCAATGCAAACGTCTTGTCGTTTTTTCTTCACTTGCCGAAACTAGACAAAACGGTGTCGTGTGAGTTTAGGTACTTAACCGAACCGCTTAAGATTCCCGGCTGTGTCCCGATAACCGGTAAGGACTTTCTTGATACGGTTCAAGACCGAAACGACGACGCATACAAATTGCTTCTCCATAACACCAAGAGGTACAAAGAAGCTAAAGGGATTCTAGTGAATTCCTTCGTTGATTTAGAGTCGAATGCAATAAAGGCCTTACAAGAACCGGCTCCTGATAAACCAACGGTATACCCGATTGGGCCGCTGGTTAACACAAGTTCATCTAATGTTAACTTGGAAGACAAGTTCGGATGTTTAAGTTGGCTAGACAACCAACCATTCGGCTCGGTTCTATACATATCATTTGGAAGCGGCGGAACACTTACATGTGAGCAGTTTAATGAGCTTGCTATTGGTCTTGCGGAGAGCGGAAAACGGTTTATTTGGGTCATACGAAGTCCAAGCGAGATAGTTAGTTCGTCGTATTTCAATCCACACAGCGAGACAGACCCCTTTTCGTTTTTACCAATTGGGTTCTTAGACCGAACCAAAGAGAAAGGTTTGGTGGTTCCATCATGGGCTCCACAGGTTCAAATCCTGGCTCATCCATCCACATGCGGGTTTTTAACACACTGTGGATGGAATTCGACCTTAGAAAGCATTGTAAACGGTGTACCACTCATAGCGTGGCCTTTATTCGCGGAGCAAAAGATGAATACATTGCTACTCGTGGAGGATGTTGGAGCGGCTCTAAGAATCCATGCGGGTGAAGATGGGATTGTACGGAGGGAAGAAGTGGTGAGAGTGGTGAAGGCACTGATGGAAGGTGAAGAGGGAAAAGCCATAGGAAATAAAGTGAAGGAGTTGAAAGAAGGAGTTGTTAGAGTCTTGGGTGACGATGGATTGTCCAGCAAGTCATTTGGTGAAGTTTTGTTAAAGTGGAAAACGCACCAGCGAGATATCAACCAAGAGACGTCCCACTAA
- a CDS encoding uncharacterized protein (unknown protein; Has 21 Blast hits to 21 proteins in 8 species: Archae - 0; Bacteria - 2; Metazoa - 2; Fungi - 1; Plants - 13; Viruses - 0; Other Eukaryotes - 3 (source: NCBI BLink).), whose product MEREEPIARNEVDHETPTKPDESASASSPRRSEETLNQSTQINQTGPRSVLHLQSQESHLSNSTTTHASSPSVNVTPKPDLSSFSNTTATQEPSPSAGLQIRTIEKDRSPGSAFPRHKRLPVFDEVCSGAVFPWYGPQEPDLPSSSGIGTMSANSHDDRRAYELAYPLPSRDIQSKKELRNAHLKTPTATLTNTTTTTIHGSRT is encoded by the exons ATGGAGAGAGAGGAGCCAATTGCGAGGAACGAGGTGGATCACGAAACGCCAACGAAACCAGATG AATCCGCCTCTGCATCATCTCCCCGTAGGTCTGAGGAAACGCTAAATCAGAGTACCCAAATCAACCAAACG GGTCCGAGATCAGTACTACATCTTCAATCACAAGAATCGCATCTCAGCAATTCCACAACCACCCATGCTTCGTCGCCTTCTGTCAATGTGACTCCAAAGCCAGACTTGTCTTCATTTTCTAATACAACAGCGACGCAAGAACCGTCACCTTCTGCTGGACTTCAAATTAGGACGATTGAGAAAGACCGGTCACCGGGCTCTGCCTTCCCAAGACATAAAAGACTACCAGTTTTCGATGAGGTTTGCTCGGGTGCGGTGTTTCCATGGTATGGACCGCAAGAACCAGACTTGCCTTCTTCATCTGGAATAGGAACCATGTCAGCAAACAGTCACGATGAT CGTCGCGCCTATGAATTAGCTTATCCTTTACCAAGCAGAGATATACAAAGCAAAAAGGAGCTGAGGAATGCTCACCTCAAAACTCCCACAGCCACTCTCACCAACACTACTACCACAACCATCCATGGCTCCAGGACATGA
- the PUM22 gene encoding pumilio 22 (pumilio 22 (PUM22); FUNCTIONS IN: RNA binding, binding; INVOLVED IN: biological_process unknown; LOCATED IN: cellular_component unknown; CONTAINS InterPro DOMAIN/s: Pumilio RNA-binding repeat (InterPro:IPR001313), Armadillo-like helical (InterPro:IPR011989), Armadillo-type fold (InterPro:IPR016024); BEST Arabidopsis thaliana protein match is: ARM repeat superfamily protein (TAIR:AT5G64490.1); Has 304 Blast hits to 271 proteins in 75 species: Archae - 0; Bacteria - 0; Metazoa - 1; Fungi - 65; Plants - 186; Viruses - 0; Other Eukaryotes - 52 (source: NCBI BLink).), with product MTHERGYDLASQVLNICNVHHKKLFCHITYRHLLVLSSDDNGCVILKKVITIADDFLKDEFLDLIAQHAHSLSMHDLGISLIQHVLELDFTKKTTQDDKRLHELMAEFDEVLSTSVTADVDKLHKLASKLMLDSDLFFEFVITRRGSLMIQIILGKSEEVDQVILAGVKQRFIDVTTNFYGYRIMIQTIKVFKKRGDLKVYDQILRLIGVHALYLTKDPDMGNKTFQHAINLHHQDCTTFIACGLQSHYIELSFLKHGSKIVEMLIDDRISMVPLVLLMMEIVKCDEDTLVRLATDEYGNNILKKFLALAKEHKEDFFGDLVDKLNPLLDSLRGTLGENIVAIIDSETEMVKDRIVSQGNN from the coding sequence ATGACTCATGAACGCGGCTATGATTTGGCGTCACAAGTACTAAACATTTGCAACGTACATCACAAGAAACTGTTTTGCCATATCACGTACCGTCACTTGTTGGTCTTGTCGAGTGACGATAACGGTTGCGTCATACTCAAGAAAGTTATAACAATAGCTGATGATTTCTTGAAAGATGAATTCCTTGACCTAATCGCACAGCACGCTCACTCGCTAAGCATGCACGACTTAGGAATCTCCCTAATCCAGCACGTGCTTGAGCTTgattttacaaagaaaaccaCACAAGACGACAAGCGCTTGCACGAGCTAATGGCTGAGTTTGATGAGGTTCTCTCGACATCAGTAACAGCAGATGTTGATAAGCTCCATAAGCTTGCCTCGAAGCTAATGTTAGATTCTGATCTCTTTTTCGAGTTTGTCATAACAAGACGAGGCTCGCTCATGATTCAAATTATCCTAGGAAAATCCGAAGAAGTCGACCAAGTTATTTTGGCGGGAGTGAAGCAAAGGTTCATCGATGTTACAACAAACTTTTACGGGTATCGCATCATGATACAAACCATAAAAGTTTTCAAGAAAAGAGGTGATTTGAAAGTGTACGACCAAATCCTACGCCTAATCGGAGTCCACGCTCTCTACCTAACAAAGGACCCTGATATGGGAAACAAGACGTTTCAACACGCTATTAATCTACACCACCAGGATTGTACGACATTCATCGCGTGTGGGCTTCAAAGCCACTACATTGAGCTTTCGTTTCTGAAACATGGAAGCAAAATTGTGGAGATGCTTATCGATGACCGTATTTCGATGGTGCCTTTGGTTCTACTCATGATGGAGATTGTCAAGTGTGATGAAGATACGTTGGTGAGATTGGCTACTGATGAATATGGGaataacattttgaaaaagtttctGGCACTTGCCAAAGAGCATAAGGAAGATTTCTTTGGTGATCTTGTTGACAAGTTGAATCCTTTACTCGATAGTTTGCGCGGGACTCTCGGAGAAAACATTGTAGCAATCATCGACTCAGAAACAGAGATGGTTAAGGATCGAATTGTTTCACAAGGAAATAATTAG